In the Cellvibrio sp. KY-GH-1 genome, GGGACTGAATTACAACCGGCGCATCACTGCTGTTGTATAACTGCACATAGGCCGCATTGGCGCGCGCGCCCGGCGGTGCCAACTTGACCCAGGCATTTTCTATGCGCAACTCAGCAAACACGGATGCGCAGTACAACAGAGCAAAAATCCCAAAAATGCTAGCGCACCAGCATTTGAAGGTTCCAGTAGACATAGTGATCCACCAAGAGAATTAAAAATAACGCCATCAAGTGCACAATTGAAAAACGAAATGTTTTCATCGCCGACTCAGCGTCAGCATGGAATTTTAATTGCCAGGCGTGGGCGATAAATTTTGCACTCATCACCAATGCACCCAACAAATAAATTAACCCACTCATGCCAATCAGATACGGCAACAAACAGACTACCGCCAACAACAAGGTGTAGAGCAAAATCAGCGTTTTGGTAAATTCGATGCCGTGGGTGACGGGCAACATGGGAATACCCGCGCGCGCATAATCGTTTACGCGATGAATAGCCAGCGCCCAAAAATGCGGGGGAGTCCAGGTGAACACCATCATCATTAGCAGCAGTGCTTCACCACCTACCTGCCCTGTCATTGCGCTCCACCCCAATACAGGTGGCAAGGCGCCTGCAATACCGCCTATAACAATATTTTGTGGTGTTGCACGTTTTAACAGCAATGTATAAACGACGGCATAACCAAATAAACCCGACAAAGTGAGCCAGGCAGTAAGCCAATTAATACCGAGCGATAAAATGGCAAAACCAAGAATTGCCAGAGCGCACGCAAAGGTTACCGCTTGCGTAGTAGACAGACGGCCTTTTGGTAAGGGACGCATGTGGGTGCGGGCCATTTGCGCATCAATTTTTTGATCCAACACCTGATTGAATGCCGCCGCAGCGGCCGATACCAAACCAATACCGATGCACGCAAACACTATTTTGATAAGATCAGGTATGGACGGTGTTGCGAGCATCATTCCCACCCAAGCGGTAAGCACTAATAATGCAACGACTTTGGGTTTCGTCAGCTGATAGTAGTCACGACACAGCAATAAAAATTCCCTGCGCACATTGTGTGGCAATAATAATTTTATACTGGCCATAACACCTCCCAGCCGCATCAATAACTATTGATTAACAACTGTTTGATTGGTAACTGACTAATTAACAACTGATTGACTCGCACCCATAGCCACTTTGGTTATCGAATTTTCGGTTAATGCACCCGTACGCGTGCGCAAGTGCAATTGCCGAATAAATACCAGCGTTAACATCAACAAATTAGCAGCGACCAGATTGTGCGCCACCGCATTTGCCAGTGGTAGCTGCCAATAAATATTGGCGATACCTAGGCCAATTTGGGTAACTAGCAACAGGCCAATCGTCAATACCAGTCGCCGCATACCTGCCGTTTTCGCGTTGCGCCAGCTACACATCAATAGCAGCGCAACTATAAGTGTAGTCATCATTGCACCAACGCGATGAGCCACATGAATACTCATACGTGCGTCATAAGACAACACACCATACTCATAGGTCTCGTGCCCCAGCGGTAAATGAAAAATGGATTCCAGTGAAAAACGCGTTTGCCATCCCGCATCACAAACTGGCAATTGTGTACACACCAGTGCTGCGTAATTTGCCGACGTCCAGCCCCCCAGGGCGATCTGCATTAACAAAAACGTCGCGGCTATATAGGCAAGGGGCAAAAAGCGTCTTAACTCAGGTTCGGTGGCAAGGGAATATTGCGCATTGAAAATATCCAGCCGTAACAGCGCCAGCAAACCGAGCAAAAAAAATCCACCCAGCAAATGTGCCATCACTACCAGCGGAATCAAATTCAAAGTCACTGTCCACATTCCCAACAGCGCTTGCATAATAATTAATGCCAGCAACAGCACCCCAAATTTACGCCAGCGTTTAATCACCAGGCTGAGCAAAAATATCGACAGCACCAACAACCCGAGCAAGCCGGCAATATAGCGATGCAACATTTCATTGTGCGCCTTGTGCGGCTCAACTACAGCGTTAGGAAATTTTTGTTGAATTTTAGCGATATGCTCCTCGTGCAAAGGGGCGGTCAGTTTCCCATAACAGCCAGGCCAATCCGGACAACCAAGCCCCGCATCGGTTAAGCGAGTGTAAACGCCCAAGCCAATCACTATTAGCGCTAACAACATCGCACTATTTACCAAACGTCGAAATACAATCAACGACGAATTCATAGACGGCTCCGATCGTAATTAAACAACCGCAATAGATCACTGCGCACATCGGCGGCCACTTGGGTGGCTATGGAATCAGTCAAGGGATAGCGCAAGAGTACAATTCCATGCTGGTTAATAATGACAAACTGGTTATTCAATAGCTCCAGCGTAGAATTCATTGCTGCTGTAGAGTTTAATCCTTCAGAGGTCTGCACCATTTTTAGCGCGGAGAATTTCGACTTCAGGCTCGTAACATCTGTTGTATTGCCGGCAACCAACATGGCTTGCACGCCTAGCTGTTTGCGGCCAAGCCCGGTGTAGAGCTGTTGCAAAAGTGTCAGCGCGCGTTCGCATTCTTGAGCACAAGATTGCGCGCTCACATAAGCCACAGTCCAATGCAAATCGCCCTGTGCGAGTGCAGGAATTAGCTTCACCTCCTGCGTCAGCCACCGGCCTTTATTGGTTGCTTCGCCTGTAAACCAGCCCATGGACAAACTTAATTTTGCAGCAGCAAAAGGTACCAGTGCGCACAGGGAAAATAATAAAAAGAAATTCCGCGCGTTCATGCTAATGGCTCCTCGTTGATACCTTATTTTTAGAAAAGGCGGTTTTAGATAAAGGGTCTTCAAGGGCAGAATTTTTTTCGATGGTTGTTCT is a window encoding:
- the cyoE gene encoding heme o synthase, encoding MASIKLLLPHNVRREFLLLCRDYYQLTKPKVVALLVLTAWVGMMLATPSIPDLIKIVFACIGIGLVSAAAAAFNQVLDQKIDAQMARTHMRPLPKGRLSTTQAVTFACALAILGFAILSLGINWLTAWLTLSGLFGYAVVYTLLLKRATPQNIVIGGIAGALPPVLGWSAMTGQVGGEALLLMMMVFTWTPPHFWALAIHRVNDYARAGIPMLPVTHGIEFTKTLILLYTLLLAVVCLLPYLIGMSGLIYLLGALVMSAKFIAHAWQLKFHADAESAMKTFRFSIVHLMALFLILLVDHYVYWNLQMLVR
- a CDS encoding heme A synthase is translated as MNSSLIVFRRLVNSAMLLALIVIGLGVYTRLTDAGLGCPDWPGCYGKLTAPLHEEHIAKIQQKFPNAVVEPHKAHNEMLHRYIAGLLGLLVLSIFLLSLVIKRWRKFGVLLLALIIMQALLGMWTVTLNLIPLVVMAHLLGGFFLLGLLALLRLDIFNAQYSLATEPELRRFLPLAYIAATFLLMQIALGGWTSANYAALVCTQLPVCDAGWQTRFSLESIFHLPLGHETYEYGVLSYDARMSIHVAHRVGAMMTTLIVALLLMCSWRNAKTAGMRRLVLTIGLLLVTQIGLGIANIYWQLPLANAVAHNLVAANLLMLTLVFIRQLHLRTRTGALTENSITKVAMGASQSVVN